One Pueribacillus theae genomic window, GTTTGTAGAGAGCTTGGCTGGGCAAATGTTTGATAACCTGATGGAAGATATGAGTGCCTACTTTACGGATGCTAGTCCAGTTGAAGGAAATGGCATCGCACAAGATCTGCTTGAGCCGGTTCTCCGGGCACAGGCCGAGCAAGCTGGTGCCGATTTGCGTTACAACACGGAGTTGATCGAGTTTGAAACAGATGAGGATGGCATCTCGGCCATGATTTGCGATCGAATCAGCGGCGAAACGCGCCGTGTTCGAACCAAGTATATGGTAGGAGCGGATGGGAATAAGAGTGGAATCCGTACACAATTAGGTATTGATCAACATGGAGAAGGTACGCTCTTCCATCTGATCAGCGTAGTTTTCGATGCGGACATTCATGAGCTGTTTAGAAGGCAAAATGCGCATATGTGTTTTTTCGCCAATGATACCGTAAGCGGAAGTCTTGTACTGTATCCTGGAACCTACAGGCGACCTCATATATACCGGTTGGACGTTATATATGATCCAGAGGAGGAAACGATTGACGATTATCCCGAGGAACGCTGTGTTGCATTAGTTCGGGAAGCAATCGGAATTCCTGACATCCCTGTTGCCATCAAAAAGGTATTAACTTGGGAAATGGCCGGTCGTGTTGCTGATCGCTTCCAAGAAGGCCGCATTTTTTTAGTTGGCGATTCCGCTCGGGTTCAACCTCCAAGCGGCGGCCTGGGAGGCAACACCGGCATCGCCGAGGCGCAAAACCTCGCTTGGAAACTCGCCGCCGTCTTGCGTGGTGAAGCCGGTTCGGATTTGCTTGCCACATACGATGTTGAACGGCGGCCCGTAGCCGATTACACCGTAGAGCAAGTAGTCATGCTTTCCCAGCAGCGCGAACATGAAGGATCGGATGGGATTACAGTAAGCACCCTGCATGTCAATATGGGTTATCATTACCAAGATGGCGCAATCGTACCGGAAACAGACGGGCAGAACCTCCCTATTGTAC contains:
- a CDS encoding FAD-dependent monooxygenase, which encodes MNKRLNQSSSFDETVPVLVVGGSLIGLSFSLFLARQGIKPLVVERHPGTSIHPRVSSLTARTMEIFRSAGIEEEIRHEEPPFPREFGIMFVESLAGQMFDNLMEDMSAYFTDASPVEGNGIAQDLLEPVLRAQAEQAGADLRYNTELIEFETDEDGISAMICDRISGETRRVRTKYMVGADGNKSGIRTQLGIDQHGEGTLFHLISVVFDADIHELFRRQNAHMCFFANDTVSGSLVLYPGTYRRPHIYRLDVIYDPEEETIDDYPEERCVALVREAIGIPDIPVAIKKVLTWEMAGRVADRFQEGRIFLVGDSARVQPPSGGLGGNTGIAEAQNLAWKLAAVLRGEAGSDLLATYDVERRPVADYTVEQVVMLSQQREHEGSDGITVSTLHVNMGYHYQDGAIVPETDGQNLPIVQSPELWKGQPGTRAAHIVLERGGHTISSLDLFGSRFVLLVGPDGQNGLEAAQHVKDALRLPMDIYQIGGRKGDFSNPGNDFLDAYGITSTGAVIVRPDGYIGWRKPGTGENKEEMEKVLTNALSTILFR